A window from Symbiopectobacterium purcellii encodes these proteins:
- the sufA gene encoding Fe-S cluster assembly scaffold SufA → MQTGNVETFSLDENIWKGLTLTASAAQQILNLVQSDDTVKGLRLSVKQSGCAGFGYVLDLVKAPDAGDLVFEREGAHLYVPLKAMPFIDGTELDYVREGLNQIFKFNNPKAQHACGCGESFGIE, encoded by the coding sequence ATGCAAACGGGAAACGTAGAAACATTTTCACTGGATGAAAACATCTGGAAAGGGCTGACGTTGACGGCCAGTGCCGCTCAACAAATCCTGAACCTTGTCCAGTCCGATGACACGGTGAAAGGGTTACGTTTGAGCGTCAAGCAATCAGGATGTGCGGGATTTGGTTATGTACTGGATCTGGTCAAAGCACCGGATGCGGGTGACCTGGTGTTCGAGCGCGAAGGCGCACACCTGTACGTCCCCCTAAAGGCGATGCCTTTTATCGATGGCACCGAGCTGGATTATGTGCGTGAAGGCTTGAACCAGATTTTCAAATTTAATAATCCCAAAGCGCAGCACGCCTGCGGGTGTGGCGAAAGCTTTGGCATTGAGTGA
- a CDS encoding hotdog fold thioesterase, producing MLWRRTVTLAQLNQQSQGCMVEHVGIRYTAINDDSLEGTLPVDGRTRQPFGLLHGGASVALAESLGSVAGYLCTEGEQSVVGMEINANHLRAVTSGEVRGVCRALHVGRRNQVWQIDIYDENNRLCCTSRLTTAVVTP from the coding sequence ATGTTGTGGAGAAGAACGGTTACGTTGGCGCAACTGAACCAACAAAGTCAGGGCTGCATGGTGGAGCATGTCGGCATTCGCTATACCGCGATTAACGACGATTCGCTGGAAGGCACCCTACCGGTAGATGGCCGAACGCGTCAGCCATTCGGTCTGTTACACGGCGGTGCATCGGTGGCGCTGGCGGAGTCGCTGGGCTCGGTGGCGGGCTACCTGTGTACCGAAGGGGAACAGAGCGTGGTGGGGATGGAGATTAACGCCAACCATTTGCGCGCAGTGACGTCGGGTGAGGTGCGTGGCGTCTGCCGCGCATTGCACGTGGGACGCCGTAATCAGGTGTGGCAAATCGACATTTACGACGAAAACAACCGGCTGTGTTGCACTTCTCGGCTCACCACCGCAGTGGTGACACCGTAA
- the ydiJ gene encoding D-2-hydroxyglutarate dehydrogenase YdiJ produces the protein MIPQISHAPGLAQPVLNFLDALKQRGFTGDTATSYADRLTMATDNSIYQLLPDAVVFPRSTADVALLAQLSAQEPYRELTFTPRGGGTGTNGQALNQGIVVDMSRYMNRILEINPEEGWVRVEAGVIKDQLNQYLKPYGYFFAPELSTSNRATLGGMINTDASGQGSLVYGKTSDHVLGVRAVLLGGDMLDTQAMPLALAQQLAQESSPTGRVYRTVFERCRDQRALILEKFPKLNRFLTGYDLRHVFSDDMQTFDLTRILTGAEGTLAFITEAKLDITRLPKVRRLVNVKFDSFDSALRSAPFMVEAKALSVETVDSRVLNLAREDIVWHSVSELIQDVPGQDMLGLNIVEFAGDDEALIDDQVSALCERIDGLLAAHEAGVIGYQICHDLAGIERIYAMRKKAVGLLGNSKGQAKPIPFAEDTCVPPQHLADYIVEFRALLDSHNLTYGMFGHVDAGVLHVRPALDMCDPHQEVLMKQLSDQIVALTAKYGGLLWGEHGKGFRAEYSPAFFGEELYNELRRIKAAFDPHNRLNPGKICAPLAVDAPMMRIDAEKRGTFDRRIPLAVRTSFRGAMECNGNGLCFNFDVNSPMCPSMKITGNRIHSPKGRATLLREWLRLLAEQGVDPVALEQSLSARSPSLRGLIEKTRNSWRARKGEYDFSHEVKVSMSGCLACKACSTQCPIKIDVPGFRARFLQLYHTRYLRPARDYLVARVERYAPLMALSPKTFNFFLKMPLVDALSRRTIGMTDLPLLSSPSLRQQFAGHPAMTTTLEQLESVAAASRDRYVLIVQDPFTSYYDAQVVADLVHLVEKLDLKPVLLPFSPNGKPQHIKGFLTRFAKTAAKTSDFLNRVAKLGMPMIGVDPALVLCYRDEYREILGDKRGDFQVQLVHEWLLPLLSTRTPTAAPRDDAWYLFGHCTESTSLPTSSKQWADIFARFGARLENVNVGCCGMAGTYGHESKNLADSKGIYALSWQQALQKLPSTRCLTTGYSCRSQVKRMEGQGLRHPLQALLDLV, from the coding sequence ATGATCCCACAGATCTCCCATGCACCAGGGCTGGCTCAGCCGGTGCTTAATTTTTTGGATGCTTTGAAGCAACGTGGTTTTACCGGCGATACCGCCACCAGCTATGCCGATCGTTTAACCATGGCGACTGACAACAGCATTTATCAGCTGTTGCCCGATGCGGTGGTGTTTCCCCGCTCGACGGCGGACGTGGCGCTACTGGCGCAGTTGTCAGCACAAGAGCCTTACCGTGAACTGACGTTTACCCCGCGCGGCGGCGGCACTGGCACCAATGGGCAAGCGCTGAACCAGGGCATTGTGGTGGATATGTCCCGCTACATGAACCGGATTTTGGAAATCAATCCTGAGGAAGGCTGGGTTCGCGTAGAAGCCGGGGTGATCAAAGATCAGCTCAATCAGTACCTCAAGCCTTACGGCTATTTCTTTGCACCGGAACTGTCTACCAGTAACCGCGCCACACTTGGCGGCATGATCAACACCGATGCATCAGGGCAGGGTTCTCTGGTGTATGGCAAAACCTCGGACCATGTCCTTGGCGTGCGAGCCGTGCTGTTGGGCGGTGACATGCTGGATACTCAGGCGATGCCTTTGGCGCTGGCGCAGCAGTTGGCGCAAGAATCTTCACCGACAGGACGCGTATACCGCACCGTTTTTGAACGTTGCCGCGACCAGCGTGCGTTGATCCTCGAGAAATTCCCCAAACTGAACCGATTCCTGACCGGATACGATCTGCGCCACGTGTTCAGCGATGATATGCAAACGTTTGACCTGACGCGTATCCTGACCGGTGCCGAGGGAACGCTGGCCTTTATCACTGAGGCCAAGCTGGATATTACGCGCTTGCCAAAGGTCAGGCGGCTGGTCAACGTTAAATTTGACTCCTTCGATTCAGCGCTGCGCAGCGCACCTTTTATGGTCGAAGCCAAGGCGCTTTCGGTGGAAACCGTCGATTCTCGCGTGTTGAATCTGGCGCGTGAAGATATCGTGTGGCACTCCGTCAGCGAACTGATTCAGGATGTGCCCGGCCAGGATATGCTGGGCCTGAACATCGTTGAATTCGCAGGGGACGATGAAGCGCTGATCGACGATCAAGTCAGCGCATTATGCGAGCGCATTGATGGTCTGCTTGCCGCTCATGAGGCAGGGGTGATCGGCTATCAGATTTGCCACGACCTTGCGGGGATTGAGCGTATTTACGCCATGCGTAAAAAAGCGGTGGGGCTGCTGGGTAACAGTAAAGGGCAGGCCAAGCCGATCCCCTTTGCGGAAGATACCTGTGTGCCGCCGCAGCATCTGGCGGATTACATCGTCGAGTTCCGTGCGCTGCTTGATAGCCACAACCTGACCTACGGCATGTTTGGCCACGTGGATGCGGGCGTGTTGCACGTACGCCCGGCGCTGGACATGTGCGATCCGCACCAGGAAGTGCTGATGAAACAACTTTCCGACCAGATTGTTGCGCTGACAGCCAAATATGGCGGCCTGTTGTGGGGGGAACACGGTAAAGGGTTCCGCGCCGAATACAGCCCCGCTTTTTTTGGCGAAGAACTGTATAACGAACTGCGGCGCATCAAAGCCGCCTTCGATCCGCATAACCGCCTTAACCCCGGTAAGATTTGTGCGCCGTTGGCCGTCGATGCGCCGATGATGCGTATTGATGCGGAGAAGCGTGGCACCTTCGATCGCCGCATTCCGCTGGCAGTGCGTACCTCGTTTCGGGGGGCGATGGAGTGTAACGGCAACGGGCTGTGCTTCAACTTTGACGTAAACAGCCCGATGTGTCCTTCCATGAAGATAACCGGCAACCGTATCCATTCGCCGAAAGGGCGAGCGACGCTGTTACGCGAATGGCTGCGCTTGCTTGCCGAACAGGGTGTCGATCCGGTGGCGCTGGAGCAGTCGTTGAGCGCACGGTCGCCCAGCCTGCGTGGCTTGATTGAAAAGACACGTAACAGCTGGCGCGCGCGCAAGGGCGAGTATGACTTCTCTCATGAAGTGAAAGTGTCCATGTCCGGGTGCCTGGCCTGTAAAGCCTGTTCAACCCAATGTCCGATCAAGATAGACGTTCCGGGGTTCCGTGCGCGTTTTCTTCAGCTTTATCACACGCGCTATTTACGCCCTGCGCGTGATTATCTGGTGGCCAGAGTTGAACGTTATGCGCCGTTGATGGCGCTGAGCCCTAAAACTTTCAACTTCTTCTTGAAAATGCCGTTGGTTGACGCGCTGAGTCGCCGGACGATCGGCATGACCGATCTGCCGTTACTCTCTTCACCTTCGCTACGTCAGCAATTTGCCGGGCACCCGGCAATGACGACTACGCTTGAGCAGTTGGAAAGCGTCGCCGCAGCGTCCCGCGATCGTTATGTGCTGATTGTGCAGGACCCGTTTACCAGCTATTACGATGCGCAAGTGGTGGCCGATTTGGTGCATCTGGTGGAAAAACTGGATCTCAAGCCGGTACTGCTGCCCTTCTCACCCAACGGTAAGCCGCAGCATATCAAAGGCTTCTTAACGCGTTTTGCTAAAACCGCGGCCAAAACCTCGGATTTCCTGAATCGGGTTGCCAAGTTGGGGATGCCGATGATTGGCGTCGATCCGGCACTGGTGCTCTGTTATCGCGATGAATACCGTGAAATTTTGGGTGATAAACGCGGCGATTTTCAGGTGCAGCTGGTGCATGAATGGCTGCTGCCGCTGCTGTCGACGAGAACGCCGACGGCCGCGCCGCGCGATGATGCCTGGTATCTGTTTGGTCACTGTACCGAATCGACCTCGTTGCCAACCAGCAGCAAACAGTGGGCCGATATCTTTGCCCGTTTCGGTGCCCGACTGGAAAACGTCAACGTCGGTTGCTGTGGTATGGCCGGCACCTATGGCCATGAAAGCAAGAACCTGGCTGATTCCAAGGGTATCTATGCCTTGTCCTGGCAGCAGGCGTTGCAAAAATTACCCTCCACGCGCTGTCTCACGACGGGTTACTCATGCCGCAGCCAGGTGAAGCGTATGGAAGGTCAGGGGCTGCGTCATCCGTTGCAGGCGCTACTAGACCTCGTCTGA
- the ydiK gene encoding AI-2E family transporter YdiK produces the protein MQQNTRQQRFDLPRILFSLMFITIMIIACFWVVQPFILGFAWASMVVIATWPLMLKMQKLLWGKRVLAVTGMTLLLCLLFVMPISILVSTVMENTSAIVSWASGQEKLTPPRMEWLTSLPFVGDRLFSSWHSLLQSGGSGVFAKVQPYIGQTATWLLSQAAYIGRFLMHCGLMLIFSALLYYKGEAVAQGVRHFALRLGRERGDAAVILAAQSIRAVALGVVVTAIVQSVLGGIGLAISGIPYPTLLTVVMFLFCLAQLGPLLVLIPAIIWLYWSGDTTWATILLVWSCVVGTLDNVIRPMLIRMGADLPMLLILCGVIGGLLAFGMIGLFIGPVVLAVSYRLLSAWMKETPLPEIIADASPSPNDRPTRSQ, from the coding sequence ATGCAGCAAAACACACGCCAACAGCGTTTTGATTTGCCCCGAATCCTCTTTAGTCTGATGTTTATCACTATCATGATCATCGCCTGCTTCTGGGTGGTGCAACCCTTTATTCTGGGCTTTGCCTGGGCCAGCATGGTGGTGATTGCCACTTGGCCATTGATGCTGAAAATGCAAAAGTTACTGTGGGGCAAGCGCGTGCTGGCAGTAACCGGCATGACACTGTTGCTGTGCCTGCTGTTTGTGATGCCGATTTCCATCCTGGTCAGCACGGTGATGGAAAACACGTCCGCCATCGTCAGTTGGGCCTCCGGGCAAGAGAAACTGACGCCCCCTCGCATGGAGTGGCTGACATCCTTGCCTTTTGTCGGCGACCGGCTGTTTTCCAGTTGGCACAGTTTGTTGCAAAGTGGCGGCAGCGGCGTGTTTGCCAAAGTGCAGCCCTATATCGGTCAAACCGCCACCTGGCTGCTATCGCAAGCAGCGTACATCGGACGTTTCCTGATGCACTGTGGCCTGATGCTGATTTTCAGCGCCCTGCTCTACTATAAAGGTGAAGCGGTTGCCCAGGGTGTGCGCCACTTCGCGCTTCGTCTGGGGCGCGAGCGCGGTGATGCCGCGGTGATCCTGGCAGCACAATCGATCCGTGCCGTCGCACTCGGTGTGGTAGTGACCGCCATCGTGCAATCGGTATTGGGCGGTATTGGTCTCGCTATCTCCGGCATTCCCTATCCGACCTTGCTCACCGTCGTGATGTTCCTGTTCTGTCTGGCGCAGTTGGGGCCGCTTCTGGTACTGATCCCCGCGATAATCTGGCTCTACTGGAGTGGTGATACGACTTGGGCCACTATTTTGTTGGTGTGGAGTTGTGTGGTGGGCACGCTGGATAACGTCATCCGCCCGATGTTGATACGCATGGGCGCCGATCTGCCCATGCTGCTGATTCTGTGTGGCGTGATTGGCGGCCTGTTGGCATTTGGTATGATCGGCCTGTTTATCGGTCCAGTGGTGCTTGCCGTGTCATACCGCTTGCTCTCTGCCTGGATGAAAGAAACGCCGTTGCCAGAAATCATTGCAGACGCATCGCCGTCGCCAAACGATCGTCCGACACGCTCGCAGTAA
- the apbE gene encoding FAD:protein FMN transferase ApbE, with protein MSHSPLARRVCLILISLAVCNTAMADSRPLTSLEGKTMGTFYSVKISGDLPEDKAHLQQEIDALLEQANNDISTYREDSILSRFNRYQGNDPQPIPGGMADIILVAQRIGRATDNAMDITVGPLVNLWGFGPQKQPVTIPTQAQIDDARQRVGLQHLTLTSNSKGEWLQKDLPSLYVDLSTLGEGYGADQLAQLMTRKGITNYLVSVGGAISSRGVNGQGMPWRVAIQKPTDKENTVQAAVDLQGYSISTSGSYRNYFEQDGKRYSHVIDPSTGHPINHTLVSATVIAKTALEADGWDTGLMVLGTEKALKVAEQHGLAVYLITKTDSGFATVMTPQFKAFLQQEAKP; from the coding sequence ATGTCACATTCCCCACTGGCACGCAGGGTGTGCCTGATTCTCATCAGTCTGGCGGTTTGCAACACCGCGATGGCCGATAGCCGGCCGTTGACCAGCCTGGAAGGCAAAACCATGGGGACGTTTTACAGCGTAAAGATCAGCGGCGATCTGCCTGAAGATAAAGCGCACTTGCAACAGGAAATCGATGCCCTGCTTGAACAGGCCAACAACGATATTTCCACGTACCGCGAAGACTCCATCCTGTCGCGCTTTAACCGCTATCAAGGCAACGATCCGCAGCCTATTCCCGGCGGTATGGCAGACATTATTCTGGTGGCCCAGCGCATTGGCCGTGCGACAGACAATGCCATGGATATTACCGTGGGGCCGCTAGTGAATCTGTGGGGATTTGGGCCACAAAAACAGCCGGTGACCATTCCGACTCAAGCACAAATCGATGATGCCCGTCAGCGTGTCGGCTTGCAGCACCTTACGCTTACCAGCAACAGCAAGGGAGAGTGGCTGCAAAAAGATCTGCCGTCGCTGTATGTGGATCTCTCGACGTTGGGTGAGGGTTACGGTGCCGATCAGTTAGCGCAGTTAATGACGCGCAAGGGCATTACCAATTATCTGGTTTCAGTCGGCGGTGCTATTTCAAGCCGCGGAGTCAATGGGCAAGGGATGCCGTGGCGGGTGGCAATTCAGAAACCCACCGATAAGGAAAACACGGTGCAAGCGGCAGTCGATCTGCAAGGGTATTCCATCAGCACCTCCGGCAGCTATCGCAACTATTTCGAGCAGGACGGCAAACGCTATTCCCATGTGATCGACCCCAGCACGGGCCACCCCATCAACCATACGCTGGTATCTGCCACGGTGATTGCCAAAACGGCGCTTGAAGCGGACGGTTGGGACACGGGATTAATGGTATTGGGAACGGAAAAAGCGCTGAAAGTGGCCGAACAGCACGGGTTGGCCGTTTATCTGATCACCAAAACCGACAGCGGATTCGCAACCGTGATGACTCCCCAGTTTAAAGCCTTCTTGCAACAAGAGGCCAAACCGTAA
- the ppsA gene encoding phosphoenolpyruvate synthase: MSNNGPDLRNVLWYNQLGMHDVERVGGKNASLGEMITHLSELGVSVPNGFATTAQAFNDFLTQSGINQRIYELLDRTDIDDVNQLAKAGAQIRQWIIDTPFQPELEQAIAAAYDQLSEGEKEASFAVRSSATAEDMPDASFAGQQETFLNVQGIDAVMVAVKHVFASLFNDRAISYRVHQGYDHRGVALSAGVQRMVRSDLAASGVMFTLDTESGFDQVVFITSAYGLGEMVVQGAVNPDEFYVHKPTLLNRKPAIVRRTMGSKKIRMVYADSQAHGKQVRIEDVPAELSVRFSLTDTEVEALSHQALLIEKHYGRPMDIEWAKDGHTGKLYIVQARPETVRSNGQVMERYQLIKRGKVLAEGRAIGHRIGAGPVKVIQDISEMHLVQAGDVLVTDMTDPDWEPIMKKAAAIVTNRGGRTCHAAIIARELGIPAVVGCGDATERLHDGEKATVSCAEGDTGYVYADLLEFQVKSSQVNEMPSVPLKIMMNVGNPDRAFDFACLPNDGVGLARLEFIINRMIGVHPRALLEFDSQTPELQKEIKGLMQGYDDPVEFYIARLTEGIATLAAAFWPKRVIVRLSDFKSNEYANLVGGERYEPHEENPMLGFRGAGRYVSPDFKACFALECAAVKRVRNDMGLTNVEVMIPFVRTVAQAEAVVAELAQQGLKRGENGLKVIMMCEIPSNALLADQFLAHFDGFSIGSNDMTQLALGLDRDSGVVSELFDERNEAVKALLSMAIKAAKAQGKYVGICGQGPSDHEDFAIWLMEQGIDSLSLNPDTVVQTWLTLAEK, translated from the coding sequence ATGTCCAATAACGGCCCTGATTTGCGTAATGTCCTTTGGTATAACCAGCTCGGTATGCATGACGTTGAGCGGGTGGGCGGCAAGAATGCCTCTTTGGGTGAGATGATCACCCATTTGTCAGAACTTGGCGTATCGGTTCCCAATGGTTTTGCGACAACGGCGCAGGCGTTTAACGATTTCCTTACGCAAAGCGGTATCAACCAACGAATTTATGAACTGTTGGATCGTACCGATATCGATGATGTAAACCAACTCGCCAAAGCGGGCGCGCAAATCCGCCAGTGGATTATCGACACGCCGTTCCAGCCTGAACTGGAACAAGCGATCGCTGCGGCTTACGATCAACTGTCCGAAGGGGAAAAAGAGGCTTCTTTTGCGGTGCGCTCTTCCGCAACGGCAGAAGACATGCCGGATGCCTCCTTTGCCGGGCAGCAGGAAACCTTCCTCAATGTGCAGGGTATCGATGCGGTAATGGTGGCAGTGAAGCATGTATTCGCGTCGTTGTTTAACGATCGCGCCATCTCTTACCGTGTGCACCAGGGCTACGATCATCGCGGTGTGGCGCTCTCCGCTGGGGTGCAGCGCATGGTGCGTTCGGATCTGGCGGCATCGGGGGTGATGTTTACGCTGGATACGGAATCCGGTTTCGATCAGGTGGTGTTTATCACGTCCGCCTATGGCCTTGGGGAAATGGTGGTACAAGGGGCGGTAAACCCGGATGAGTTCTATGTGCACAAACCGACGTTGCTTAACCGCAAACCGGCCATTGTGCGTCGCACCATGGGGTCGAAAAAAATCCGCATGGTGTATGCCGACAGTCAGGCTCACGGCAAGCAGGTGCGTATTGAGGATGTGCCCGCAGAACTGAGCGTGCGCTTCAGCTTGACGGATACCGAAGTGGAGGCGTTATCGCATCAGGCGCTGCTGATTGAAAAACATTACGGTCGCCCAATGGATATCGAATGGGCGAAAGACGGACACACCGGCAAGCTCTACATTGTACAGGCGCGGCCGGAAACGGTTCGCTCCAACGGTCAGGTGATGGAGCGTTATCAACTGATCAAACGTGGCAAGGTGTTGGCCGAAGGCCGTGCCATCGGTCACCGTATCGGTGCCGGCCCGGTAAAAGTGATTCAGGATATCAGCGAGATGCACTTGGTGCAGGCGGGTGATGTGCTGGTGACCGACATGACCGACCCGGATTGGGAGCCGATCATGAAGAAAGCTGCCGCTATCGTGACCAATCGCGGTGGGCGTACCTGCCACGCTGCGATTATTGCGCGTGAGCTGGGTATTCCTGCGGTTGTGGGCTGTGGCGATGCGACCGAGCGTCTCCATGATGGCGAAAAAGCCACCGTATCCTGTGCGGAAGGGGACACCGGATACGTCTATGCCGATCTGCTGGAGTTTCAGGTCAAGAGTTCACAAGTCAACGAGATGCCTTCGGTGCCGTTGAAAATCATGATGAACGTGGGGAATCCCGATCGGGCATTTGATTTTGCCTGTCTGCCCAACGATGGCGTCGGTCTGGCGCGGTTGGAGTTTATCATTAACCGCATGATAGGCGTGCACCCGCGTGCGTTGCTGGAATTCGACAGTCAAACGCCAGAATTGCAAAAAGAGATCAAAGGGCTGATGCAGGGTTATGACGATCCGGTTGAGTTTTACATTGCGCGCCTGACGGAGGGGATTGCCACACTGGCAGCAGCGTTCTGGCCAAAACGCGTTATTGTGCGTCTGTCTGACTTTAAATCTAACGAATACGCCAACCTGGTGGGCGGCGAGCGCTATGAACCGCATGAGGAAAACCCGATGCTGGGCTTCCGCGGTGCCGGGCGTTATGTGTCACCGGATTTTAAAGCATGCTTTGCCTTGGAGTGTGCCGCAGTGAAACGGGTGCGTAATGACATGGGGCTGACCAACGTGGAAGTGATGATCCCGTTTGTGCGCACTGTGGCACAGGCGGAAGCCGTGGTTGCAGAGCTGGCGCAGCAAGGGCTTAAGCGTGGCGAGAACGGCCTTAAGGTGATCATGATGTGTGAGATCCCGTCGAACGCGCTGCTGGCGGATCAGTTCCTGGCACATTTCGATGGTTTCTCCATTGGTTCTAACGACATGACGCAGTTGGCGTTGGGGCTGGATCGCGATTCCGGCGTGGTGTCTGAACTGTTTGATGAGCGCAACGAAGCGGTGAAAGCACTGCTTTCGATGGCGATCAAGGCAGCCAAGGCACAGGGGAAATACGTGGGGATTTGCGGACAAGGCCCTTCCGATCACGAAGACTTTGCCATCTGGTTGATGGAGCAAGGCATCGACAGCCTGTCGCTCAATCCGGATACCGTGGTGCAGACCTGGTTAACGCTGGCAGAAAAGTAA
- the ppsR gene encoding posphoenolpyruvate synthetase regulatory kinase/phosphorylase PpsR, producing MERSVFYISDGTAITAEVLGHAVLSQFPVNTVSYTLPFVESEERANAVRERINTLYQQTGVRPLVFYSIISQTVRDIINSSDGFCQDIVQALVAPLQGELNIPPAPEANRTHGLTAKNLGKYDARIAAIDYTLAHDDGISLRNLDQAQVILLGVSRCGKTPTSLYLAMQFGIRAANYPFIADDMDNLRLPEALKPFQHKLFGLTINAERLAAIREERRGNSRYASLRQCRMELSEVEALFRRHQIPYLNTTNYSVEEISAKIIDILGMSRRMY from the coding sequence GTGGAAAGAAGCGTCTTTTATATCTCCGATGGTACCGCCATCACCGCTGAAGTATTAGGTCATGCGGTGCTTTCTCAGTTTCCTGTCAACACGGTCAGCTACACGCTGCCGTTTGTGGAGAGTGAAGAGCGTGCCAACGCGGTACGCGAACGCATCAATACGCTCTACCAGCAAACGGGCGTGCGACCTCTGGTGTTTTATTCCATCATCAGCCAGACCGTGCGGGATATTATTAACAGCAGCGACGGTTTTTGTCAGGATATCGTGCAGGCGCTCGTTGCGCCATTACAGGGAGAACTCAATATCCCTCCTGCGCCGGAGGCCAACCGCACCCACGGTCTGACCGCTAAAAACCTCGGCAAATACGATGCGCGCATCGCCGCCATTGACTATACCCTCGCCCACGACGATGGTATTTCATTGCGTAATCTCGATCAGGCACAGGTCATTTTACTCGGTGTGTCCCGCTGCGGCAAAACGCCCACCAGCCTGTATCTCGCCATGCAGTTTGGCATTCGCGCAGCCAACTACCCTTTCATCGCCGATGACATGGACAATCTGCGCCTGCCTGAAGCGCTTAAACCGTTTCAACATAAGCTGTTCGGCCTGACCATCAATGCCGAACGTTTGGCGGCGATCCGGGAAGAGCGGCGCGGCAACAGTCGCTATGCGTCGTTACGCCAGTGCCGAATGGAACTGAGTGAAGTGGAAGCGCTATTTCGACGTCACCAGATCCCTTATCTCAACACGACAAACTACTCCGTGGAGGAGATTTCCGCCAAGATCATCGATATATTAGGCATGAGTCGTCGCATGTACTAG
- a CDS encoding 3-deoxy-7-phosphoheptulonate synthase, translating into MLKTYELRSLRLDRLIAPQALLAQLPVSPAVAENVTTSRERIENILTGKDPRLLAIVGPCSVHDVDAALDYARQLSVLRTRYQDRLEIVMRTYFEKPRTVVGWKGLISDPALDGSYQVNHGLALARRLLLDINALGLPTATEFLDMVTGQYIADIISWGAIGARTTESQIHREMASALSCPVGFKNGTDGNLRIAIDAIRAARASHLFLSPDKQGQMTIYQTHGNPYGHIILRGGKNPNYHAADIQAACELLREFALPPQLVVDFSHGNSYKQYQRQIDVCTDVCQQIRSGSRAIAGVMVESFLVEGQQPLAAPQTLVYGKSITDGCLGWQDTETLLAQLADAVDSRF; encoded by the coding sequence ATGTTAAAAACTTATGAGTTACGCAGCCTGCGGCTCGATCGTCTGATCGCGCCTCAGGCGTTGCTGGCGCAATTGCCGGTGTCACCTGCGGTTGCAGAAAACGTGACAACGTCACGGGAGAGAATAGAGAATATTCTCACCGGAAAAGATCCCCGATTATTGGCGATCGTTGGCCCCTGTTCTGTCCACGATGTTGATGCTGCGCTCGATTATGCACGGCAGCTCTCTGTCCTGCGTACTCGCTATCAGGATCGTCTGGAAATCGTGATGCGCACCTATTTTGAAAAGCCGCGCACCGTTGTCGGTTGGAAAGGGTTGATTTCCGATCCAGCCCTTGATGGCAGCTATCAGGTCAATCATGGCCTGGCATTGGCACGCCGTCTGTTGCTGGATATCAATGCGCTTGGCCTACCAACAGCAACAGAATTTCTGGATATGGTCACCGGTCAATACATTGCCGATATCATCAGTTGGGGAGCCATTGGCGCGCGAACCACAGAAAGCCAGATCCACCGCGAAATGGCCTCTGCCCTCTCATGCCCAGTGGGTTTCAAAAACGGCACCGACGGCAATCTGCGTATTGCCATCGATGCCATCCGTGCTGCGCGCGCATCGCATCTGTTTCTGTCGCCGGATAAACAAGGGCAGATGACCATCTACCAGACACACGGCAATCCCTATGGCCACATCATTCTGCGCGGCGGGAAAAATCCCAATTATCACGCCGCCGATATTCAAGCCGCCTGCGAACTGCTGCGCGAATTCGCCTTACCGCCACAGTTGGTGGTGGATTTTAGCCACGGCAACAGCTACAAACAGTACCAGCGACAAATAGATGTGTGCACCGACGTGTGTCAACAGATACGCTCGGGTTCACGCGCCATTGCAGGTGTTATGGTGGAAAGCTTTCTGGTTGAAGGTCAGCAACCGTTGGCTGCGCCGCAAACGCTGGTTTACGGCAAATCGATTACCGATGGCTGTCTGGGCTGGCAGGACACTGAAACCCTACTTGCACAGTTAGCCGATGCGGTAGACAGCCGCTTCTAA